The following are from one region of the Stanieria sp. NIES-3757 genome:
- a CDS encoding putative K+-dependent Na+/Ca+ exchanger protein, which produces MTAITFLILFSGLVLLVIGAELLVKGASNLAAILGISPLIIGLTIVAYGTSAPEMAVSVMSSWAGRADIAVGNVVGSNIFNVLFILGLSALVTPLVVTRQLIRSDVPIMIGVSILLLMFGLDGTISRVDGTIFFIGGIVYTLSLIYQSRQQNNNSEQDEFTREYGDSGARSKVVWFKDLVLIIGGLGLLVWGSRWLVDSATTIARALGVSELLIGLTIVSAGTSLPELATSVIASLRGERDIAVGNVLGSNIFNILSVLGLAGIVAPGGLNVAESMIEFDVPVAITVAFACLPIFYSGNQINRWEGLLFVFYYLAYAGYLVLDAIRHDSLPVYTTIMLFFVIPLTVITLITVVLQERQARRKKKMGKHI; this is translated from the coding sequence ATGACTGCGATTACGTTTTTAATCTTATTTAGTGGACTAGTACTTTTAGTTATTGGTGCAGAATTATTAGTTAAGGGAGCGTCTAATTTAGCAGCGATATTGGGTATCTCTCCTTTAATTATTGGACTAACTATTGTGGCTTACGGTACTAGCGCACCAGAAATGGCAGTAAGTGTCATGTCTAGCTGGGCTGGGCGAGCGGACATTGCGGTTGGCAACGTGGTGGGAAGTAATATTTTTAACGTTTTATTTATTCTGGGTTTGTCTGCTTTAGTAACTCCGCTAGTAGTAACTAGACAGTTAATTCGCTCTGATGTGCCAATTATGATTGGGGTATCTATCCTCTTATTGATGTTTGGGTTAGATGGCACAATTAGCCGAGTAGATGGAACTATTTTTTTTATTGGTGGTATAGTTTATACTCTTTCTTTGATTTATCAAAGTCGCCAACAAAACAATAATTCTGAGCAAGATGAATTTACTAGAGAATATGGTGATTCTGGCGCACGTTCTAAGGTAGTTTGGTTCAAAGATTTAGTTTTGATTATTGGTGGTTTAGGATTATTGGTATGGGGTTCTCGTTGGCTAGTAGATTCGGCTACCACGATCGCTCGTGCTTTAGGAGTTAGTGAGTTGTTGATTGGATTGACAATTGTTTCGGCGGGAACGTCTTTGCCTGAACTTGCTACTTCTGTAATTGCTAGCCTTCGTGGTGAAAGAGATATTGCGGTTGGCAATGTTTTGGGTAGTAATATTTTTAATATTTTGTCAGTTTTAGGATTAGCAGGAATAGTTGCTCCTGGTGGGTTGAATGTGGCTGAATCTATGATTGAATTTGATGTGCCTGTCGCGATCACAGTGGCTTTTGCCTGTTTGCCAATTTTTTATTCTGGTAATCAAATCAATCGTTGGGAAGGATTGCTGTTTGTGTTTTACTATCTTGCTTACGCTGGTTATTTAGTTTTGGATGCTATTCGTCACGATAGTTTACCTGTTTATACTACCATCATGCTTTTCTTTGTTATTCCTCTTACCGTAATTACTTTAATTACGGTAGTGTTGCAAGAACGACAAGCTAGACGTAAGAAAAAAATGGGTAAACACATCTAA